CTTTATAGAACGGCACGTTGCTGTCCCCGTTGATGGTGCTGATGACGGCCGCGCCCCCCCCGGCGGCGAACTTCTTGATCGTGCCGCAAATGGTTTGATAGTCCTGGTGATGAAACGGCGTGTATTCTTCGCCGATGTTGGCCGCCGGCACGCCCTTCGCCAATAACATGGCCCGCAAGATCTTGTTGGTCGTGCGCGGATAAACGTAGTCGGTCCCGAGCAGATAAAACTTCTTGTAGCCCCCGCCCTCGGGGCTCATCAAATATTCCACCGCCGGGGCCGCCTGTTGATTGACCGCCGCGCCGGTATAGAACACGTTGCGCGAGCACTCTTCGCCTTCGTACTGGACGGGATAGAAGAGCAACCCGTTGTTCTTTTCAAACACCGGCAACACGGATTTGCGGCTGACCGACGTCCAGCAGCCGAACACCACCGACACTTTGTCTTCCAACAGCAGCTGCTTGGCTTTTTCGGCGAAGAGGTCCCAGTTCGACGCGGGATCGACGACTTTCGCCTCCACCGGTCGGCCCATCACCCCCCCCCGCCTTGTTGATCTCCTCCACGGCCATCAGCACCACATCCCGCAACGACACTTCGCTGATCGCCATGGTCCCGCTCAACGAATGCAACACGCCGATCTTGATCGGCGGGCCGCCCGCCGCATACGACAGGGCGTACTGGCCCAAATTGCCCACGAGCGCCGCCACGCCGACGCCCGCCGCCACGCGCCCGCTCTGCCCGAGAAACTCCCGCCGTGAGGACCCCGGCGCGTCGGTCGCCACGCCCGTGTCCGTGCCTGCTGGTGCTGCCTGTGGGGTCTTCGTGTTCATCGTATCTCACTCCTTCGTTAGTCTGCCGTGAGTTGCCTACTGCCGGTTGAGACGCTTGTCCATCTCTAATGAGTCGATAGCCTTCCTTGTGCCTGTTTCTTCATCGAATGCGGCGCGAATCATTCTGCCCATGTTGTGGTGTCCGGTATCGCACAATAGACGGTGGAGACCTATCAGGGAAATCCTGAAAGAACGGCGGGAGATCCCTGAGAGGGATCCTCGAGCGTACTGAAAGAACGTGAAAGCAGATGAATCGGCGAAGAACTAGGAGTAGGGCTGGATCATTCCGACACGCATCGCGAAACGGACGAGCCCGGGCACATCGTGAATGTCGAGCCGTTCCATCAATTGGCTGCGGTGGGTTTCGACGGTTTTCACACTCAAGTTCAAGCGTTGGGCGATATCTTTCGTCGTTTGCCCTTCCGCGACGAGCTGGAGGATTTCGCGCTGGCGCATGCTCAGTTTGGCCAACGGATCTGCCGGCCCTTCAGATTTCTCGCGGTAGGCTTCGATGGCATACTTCACGACCGCCGGGGTCAGATACTTCTCCCCCTTGGCGACCGTCTTGAGGGCCAACTCAAGTTCAGCCAATTCCGCGCCTTTCAAGAGATAGCCTGAAGCGCCTACCTGCAACGCTTGCCGGAGGTATTCTTCATTGGCGTACATCGACAGCAGAATGACCCGCGTAGTCGACGATTCCTTGACGATCCGGGCAGTCGCATCGAGTCCGTTCAATCCGGGCATCGCAATATCCATCAGGACGAGATCGGGAGCCTCCGTTTGCACGGACTTGATGGCTTCCCACCCATCACCGACATCCGCGACAACTTCGATCCCTTCGATTTTCTGCAGGAGGGCCCGCATGCCCGCCCTGACCAACGCATGATCTTCTACAAGAAGAAGCCGGAGATGACTCATGGCGATGCCACCTCAACCGTCGCGTGCGGCTTGGTCTGCTCGTGCTCTGTGAGCGGAAAGCACAACTCAAGCCTGGTTCCTTCGCCCGGCACTGAGGAAATGATGAAGCTGCCGCCGGCCAGGCGCACACGCTCTTCCAGGCCGAGCAATCCGATGCTTTCTCCGCCCAGTGCGCGCTGTTTTGCCAACATGACGTCGAATCCGACACCGTCGTCTCGGATGATAAGCGTGATATCCTGGTCCTGCCGGCACAATGTCAGATCGACCGTTTTCGCCTTCGCATACTTCGCGATATTGGTCAGGGCTTCCTGCACGACCCGAAAGCAGCCGACCTCGATAGGAGTCGGGATGCGTTCGATTCTCTCGAGAGAGAGTGACAGGATCCACCCGTTCCGCTCTGCCTGCCGAT
This region of Candidatus Nitrospira nitrificans genomic DNA includes:
- a CDS encoding response regulator, translating into MSHLRLLLVEDHALVRAGMRALLQKIEGIEVVADVGDGWEAIKSVQTEAPDLVLMDIAMPGLNGLDATARIVKESSTTRVILLSMYANEEYLRQALQVGASGYLLKGAELAELELALKTVAKGEKYLTPAVVKYAIEAYREKSEGPADPLAKLSMRQREILQLVAEGQTTKDIAQRLNLSVKTVETHRSQLMERLDIHDVPGLVRFAMRVGMIQPYS